A portion of the Lolium rigidum isolate FL_2022 chromosome 1, APGP_CSIRO_Lrig_0.1, whole genome shotgun sequence genome contains these proteins:
- the LOC124685295 gene encoding hydroxymethylglutaryl-CoA synthase-like: protein MEHCKDVGILAMDIYFPPTCVQQEALEAHDGVSKGKYTIGLGQDCMAFCSEVEDVISMSLTVVKSLLEKYNIDPKLIGRLEVGSETVIDKSKSIKTWLMQIFEESGNTDIEGVDSSNACYGGTAALLNCVNWVESKCWDGRYGLVVCTDSAVYADGPARPTGGAAAIAMLVGPNAPISFESKYRASHMAHVYDFYKPDLASEYPVVDGKLSQTCYLMALDSCYKQYCAKYEKLVGEQFSISDADYCVFHSPYNKLVQKSFARLYFNDFMRNCSSVDNAAKEKLQPFVNLTSEESYQSRDLEKGSQQLAKHLYDIKVQPSTLLPKQLGNMYTASLYAALASVIYNKHTSLSGQRILMFSYGSGLTSTMFSFRLNEGKHPFSLAKIASVLDVTAKLESRHETSPGKFIETLKLMEHRYGAKDFETNKDTSLLPPGTFYLTKVDSMYRRFYEKKAADGIVDSNKCSNGIANGH, encoded by the exons ATGGAGCACTGCAAGGATGTCGGGATCCTCGCCATGGACATCTACTTCCCTCCCACCTGCGTCCAGCAG GAAGCGCTGGAGGCTCATGACGGAGTTAGCAAGGGGAAGTACACGATTGGTCTCGGGCAAGACTGTATGGCCTTTTGCAGCGAGGTGGAAGATGTCATCTCAATGAG CTTGACAGTTGTCAAATCCCTCCTGGAAAAGTACAACATCGATCCCAAGCTCATTGGCCGCCTGGAGGTTGGTAGCGAGACGGTGATTGACAAAAGCAAGTCCATCAAAACGTGGCTCATGCAGATTTTCGAG GAAAGTGGTAATACTGACATTGAAGGAGTCGACTCCAGCAACGCTTGCTATGGTGGCACAGCTGCCCTGTTGAACTGTGTGAATTGGGTCGAAAGTAAATGCTGGGATGGACGTTATGGCCTTGTTGTCTGCACAGATAGCGCG GTTTATGCAGACGGACCAGCTCGGCCTACTGGGGGAGCTGCGGCTATTGCAATGCTTGTAGGCCCAAATGCACCTATTTCTTTTGAAAGTAAATATAGAGCTTCTCACATGGCCCATGTTTACGATTTCTACAAGCCTGATCTTGCAAGCGAATACCCG GTTGTCGATGGAAAACTATCTCAAACATGCTATCTGATGGCTCTGGATTCATGCTATAAACAGTATTGTGCCAA GTACGAAAAGCTTGTGGGAGAACAATTCTCAATTTCTGACGCTGATTATTGCGTGTTCCATTCTCCATATAATAAG CTTGTACAGAAGAGTTTTGCTCGACTTTACTTCAATGATTTCATGCGCAATTGCAG TTCGGTTGATAATGCTGCTAAAGAGAAGCTTCAGCCTTTTGTAAACTtgaccagtgaagaaagctaccaaaGTCGTGACTTGGAAAAG GGCTCTCAACAACTTGCCAAGCATTTGTATGACATCAAAGTTCAACCATCAACTTTGCTTCCAAAACAACTCGGTAACATGTATACCGCCTCTCTTTATGCTGCATTGGCATCTGTAATCTACAACAAGCACACCAGCCTG AGCGGTCAACGAATTCTCATGTTCTCTTATGGCAGTGGCCTGACATCCACTATGTTCTCGTTTAGACTAAATGAGGGCAAGCATCCCTTCAGTTTAGCAAAAATTGCTTCAGTGCTTGATGTGACGGCAAAGCTCGAGTCAAGGCATGAG ACCTCGCCTGGGAAGTTCATCGAGACACTGAAGCTGATGGAGCACCGATACGGAGCAAAAGATTTCGAAACAAACAAAGACACAAGCTTGCTGCCACCAGGAACGTTCTACCTTACAAAAGTTGATTCAATGTACAGGAGGTTCTATGAAAAGAAAGCAGCAGATGGCATTGTTGACAGTAACAAGTGCAGCAACGGCATTGCAAATGGTCACTAG
- the LOC124685294 gene encoding uncharacterized protein LOC124685294 produces the protein MLFLLSKYLSRGSKSTAAGADDDDDNRRKMPAASNGAAEGGRGCMAGCVPVRAKRAATVTTTVTTTSARTSRHNFVRSAAAGLFPAAREFTNHESLPALPDAYAEFAAAFPQHGGLAGPADAIRDGEYGHLDRHVCLDYTGMNLFSHAQMNSSVPSTSAPAAAPPAWQPPFFDIAYRSASLRSQVQQCGDGPAVAARGVSAAVKRRIMASLKIPEDEYTMVCTANRTSAFRLLAESYSFTPGGGGGGRKKLLAVYDYESEAVGAMAESARGHGAEVLHASFAWPSMRVHAADLRKKLLRGRRRQGGRGLFVFPLVSRMTGARYPYLWMSAAAEQGWHVVLDACALGAKDLDTLGLSLLRPDFIVCNFFKVFGENPSGFAGLFVKKASLAALERSAVARSIGIVDIVPARRWSLRDDYSTDLDTSLTFPKLSGPLEPAADDLDTTSSFSGPLSSTAIGRRTDAAENGDTSEICEVDSTPYADEEDNPLPPPPPAAENGDTSEITLEVECRGLDHADALGLIAIGNRLRCISNWLVVAMQRLRHPHPEHGGGQQLVRLYGPRVKFERGPSLAFNVYDWKGEKVAPLLVQKLADRHCISLTCGFLHNIWFADKYEADRCAVLEQRGDGAGEVGIHVVSASLGFLSNFQDAYRLWAFVAKFLDADFVEKERWRYTALNQKTVEV, from the coding sequence ATGCTCTTCCTCCTCAGCAAGTACTTATCCAGGGGCAGCAAGAGCACGGCAGccggcgccgacgacgacgacgacaacaggCGCAAGATGCCGGCGGCGTCCAACGGTGCCGCGGAGGGCGGGCGCGGGTGCATGGCCGGCTGCGTGCCGGTGCGCGCCAAGCGGGCGGCCACGGTCACCACCACGGTCACCACGACATCGGCGCGGACGTCGCGGCACAACTTCGTCAGGTCCGCGGCTGCGGGGCTGTTCCCCGCGGCGCGGGAGTTCACCAACCACGAGTCCCTCCCGGCGCTGCCGGACGCCTACGCCGagttcgccgccgccttcccgcagcacggcgggctcgccggccccgCGGACGCGATCAGGGACGGCGAGTACGGGCACCTCGACCGCCACGTCTGCCTCGACTACACCGGGATGAACCTCTTCTCCCACGCGCAGATGAACTCGTCCGTGCCGTCCACGTCGGCTCCGGCCGCGGCGCCGCCGGCCTGGCAGCCGCCCTTCTTCGACATCGCGTACAGGTCCGCCAGCCTGCGGTCGCAGGTGCAGCAATGCGGGGACGGGCCCGCTGTGGCGGCGAGGGGCGTCAGCGCCGCCGTGAAGAGGCGCATCATGGCGTCGCTCAAGATCCCCGAGGACGAGTACACCATGGTGTGCACCGCGAACCGGACCAGCGCCTTCCGGCTCCTGGCGGAGTCCTACTCCTTCACGCCGGGGGGCGGCGGGGGCGGAAGGAAGAAGCTGCTCGCGGTGTACGACTACGAGAGCGAGGCGGTGGGTGCCATGGCCGAGAGCGCGCGCGGGCACGGCGCGGAGGTGCTGCACGCGAGCTTCGCGTGGCCGAGCATGCGCGTCCACGCCGCCGACCTCCGCAAGAAGTTGctccgcgggcggcggcggcagggcggGCGCGGCCTCTTCGTGTTCCCGCTGGTGTCCCGGATGACGGGCGCCAGGTACCCGTACCTGTGGATGAGCGCGGCGGCGGAGCAGGGGTGGCACGTGGTGCTGGACGCGTGCGCGCTCGGCGCCAAGGACCTCGACACGCTCGGCCTCTCCCTCCTCCGCCCGGACTTCATCGTCTGCAACTTCTTCAAGGTCTTCGGCGAGAACCCATCGGGCTTCGCGGGCCTCTTCGTCAAGAAGGCCAGCCTCGCCGCGCTCGAGCGCTCCGCCGTCGCGCGAAGCATCGGCATCGTGGACATCGTCCCGGCGCGCCGGTGGTCGCTCCGCGACGACTACTCCACCGACCTCGACACCTCGCTCACCTTCCCCAAGCTCTCCGGGCCGCTGGAGCCAGCGGCGGACGACCTCGACACCACCAGCTCTTTCTCCGGGCCGCTTAGTAGCACCGCCATCGGTCGCCGGACTGACGCAGCCGAGAATGGTGACACATCGGAGATCTGCGAAGTGGACAGCACGCCGTATGCAGACGAGGAGGACAAtccactgccgccgccgccgccagcagccgAGAATGGTGACACGTCggagatcacgctggaggtggagTGCAGGGGGCTGGACCACGCGGACGCGCTGGGCCTGATCGCCATCGGCAACCGGCTGCGGTGCATCAGCAACTGGCTGGTGGTGGCGATGCAGAGGCTGCGGCACCCGcacccggagcacggcggcgggcaGCAGCTGGTGCGACTGTACGGGCCGCGCGTCAAGTTCGAGCGGGGGCCGTCGCTGGCGTTCAACGTGTACGACTGGAAAGGGGAGAAGGTGGCGCCGTTGCTGGTGCAGAAGCTCGCCGACCGGCACTGCATCTCCCTCACCTGCGGCTTCCTGCACAACATCTGGTTCGCCGACAAGTACGAGGCCGACAGGTGCGCCGTGCTCGAGCAGAGAGGCGACGGCGCCGGCGAGGTGGGGATCCACGTGGTGAGCGCGTCGCTGGGCTTCTTGAGCAACTTCCAGGACGCCTACAGGCTGTGGGCGTTCGTGGCCAAGTTCTTGGACGCCGACTTCGTGGAGAAGGAGAGGTGGAGGTACACGGCGCTCAACCAGAAGACCGTCGAGGTGTAG